From a single Apium graveolens cultivar Ventura chromosome 2, ASM990537v1, whole genome shotgun sequence genomic region:
- the LOC141701049 gene encoding uncharacterized protein LOC141701049: protein MSNLTKLEFNALHVTRKNYLTWILDAEILLSAIGLGDTIKEGNKTSEQDKEKAMIFLRHHLDEGLKSEYLTIKNPSTLWRDLKERYDHQKTVILPKACYDWLHLRLQDYKSVSEYNSIMFKITSQLKLCGEKNITDKDMLEKTYSTFHANNMFLQQQYRDRGFTKYSELISVLLLAKQNNKFLLKNHQARPTGSTPFPEVNAVTNNEYRDNKTVGRGHGHGRGRGRGHARGHDFVHGRGGNQ, encoded by the coding sequence ATGTCGAATCTTACAAAGCTTGAATTTAACGCACTTCATGTCACCAGAAAAAATTATTTGACATGGATTCTTGATGCTGAAATCCTTCTTAGTGCAATAGGCCTCGGTGACACTATAAAAGAGGGAAATAAAACTTCTGAACAAGATAAGGAAAAAGCCATGATATTTCTTCGCCACCACCTTGATGAAGGATTGAAATCTGAATATTTGACTATTAAAAATCCATCAACACTTTGGAGGGATCTCAAAGAAAGATATGACCACCAAAAAACGGTGATACTTCCTAAAGCTTGCTATGATTGGCTACACTTGCGATTGCAAGATTATAAAAGTGTGAGCGAGTATAACTCTATCATGTTTAAGATTACATCGCAATTGAAATTATGTGGCGAGAAGAATATAACCGATAAAGATATGTTGGAAAAAACATATTCCACTTTCCATGCAAATAATATGTTCTTGCAGCAACAATATCGTGACCGTGGATTCACAAAATATTCTGAGCTGATTTCTGTTTTGCTTCTTGctaaacaaaataataaatttttgcTAAAAAATCATCAAGCACGTCCAACTGGCTCAACACCATTCCCTGAAGTGAATGCGGTGACTAATAATGAATATAGAGATAATAAAACAGTTGGACGGGGACATGGGCATGGACGTGGGCGTGGGCGTGGACATGCCCGTGGTCATGATTTTGTACATGGTAGAGGCGGTAATCAATAA